TGGATCTGCTTGAGGAGTTCGGGTTTCTTGATTTTGAGGGTGGTGGTCTTGGGGAACTCCTGGGCGGAGAGGGCGAAGTACTTGGGTCGTTTGTAGTCGGCGAGGGTGCGGCAGACCTTGCGGAGTTCGGTGCGGATCATACGGGAGAGTTCGGTTTCGGACTTGTCCTGCGAGAGTTCGTCGTGCGGGACGACGAGGGCGGCGACTTCCTCGGAGCGGCTGCCGTTGCGCCGTCCCAAGACGCAGACCTCCTTGATGAGCGGGCTTCGGGCGATGGCCTTTTCGACCTCTTCGGGCGAGACGTTCTTGCCGGATTCGCCGATGATGACGTTCTTGAGGCGTCCGGAGATGAAGAGGTATCCGTCGTCGTCCAACCAGCCGATGTCGCCGGTGTGCAGATAGCCGTCGCGAAGGACCTGGGCGGTGGCCTGGGCGTCCTGGAAGTAGCCGGCCATGATGTTGGGGCCGCGGACGAGGACTTCGCCGGCGCCGGGCTCGCAGCCTTCACGAGGCTGGACGACGACGTCGAGGCCGGGTATCGGTCGGCCGACCGATCCGAGACGGTGGGACAAGATCGTGTTGGTGCTGACGATGGGGGCGGCTTCGGAGAGGCCGTAGCCCTGCAGGATCGGCAGGCCGATGCAGTCGAAGAATTCGGCGATTTCCGGGTCGAGGGGCGCGCCGCCGGAGACGAAATATCGCATCTGCGAGCCGAAGCGTCGGCGGAGCTTTCGGAAGAAGAACCGTCCGACGTGCCAACCGCGTCGCCGGCCGGCCCGGCTGACCGCCATGAGGGCGTGGTAGAACGTCCGCCGCCAGAGCGGCGATTCCGCAACGGCGGTGACGATGCGTTTGTGGAAGAGGCGGGCGACGGCGGGGACGATGAGGCATATCGTGGTGTCGAGCTTCTGCATGGCCTCAGCGATGATCCGCGGGTTGAGCGAGTGGACGTAGGTCACGCAGGCCCCGTTGTAGAACGGCACGAGCATGCCAGCGGTTTTTTCGAAGACGTGGCTGAGGGGCAGCAGGGAGATGAAGCGGTCGTCGGGATAGCAGTCGAACGCCTGGGAGGCGGCGGTGATATTCGAGGCGATGTTCCGATGGGTCAGCATGATTCCCTTTGGATCGCCGGTGGCGCCGGAGGTGAAGGTGATGACGGCGATGTCATCGGGGGCGGCGTTCTGGAGCGTCAGATCGGGGAATGGGATAGCTGGGTCGGTAATTCTTTCGGAGAGGGCCTGTTCGAGATAGACGACGTTGAGGCCGTCCAGACCGGCGGCGGCCCGGCGGGCGACCTCGCCCATCTGCTCGGACGAGACCAGGGTTTTCGAGCAGGATTGGACCAGGATGTCGCGGATTTCGTCAGGACCCAGGCGGGTGTCGACGGGAACGACGACGGCGCCGAGGAGATGAATGGCGAAGTAGGCCATGCTCCACTCGGGTCGGTTCTCGGAGATCAGGGCCACGTGGTCGCAGCGGGCGACGCCGCGCTGGGCCAACCACTTGGCCACCAGGTCGGCTCCGATGGCGATCTGGCGGTAGGTATAGCCCTGGATCTCGCCCTCTTCGTTGAGCGTCTGAAAAGCCGGCGAGTCACCGAATCGATGCGCGCTAT
The DNA window shown above is from Phycisphaerae bacterium and carries:
- a CDS encoding AMP-binding protein — translated: MNTLPELLAYSAHRFGDSPAFQTLNEEGEIQGYTYRQIAIGADLVAKWLAQRGVARCDHVALISENRPEWSMAYFAIHLLGAVVVPVDTRLGPDEIRDILVQSCSKTLVSSEQMGEVARRAAAGLDGLNVVYLEQALSERITDPAIPFPDLTLQNAAPDDIAVITFTSGATGDPKGIMLTHRNIASNITAASQAFDCYPDDRFISLLPLSHVFEKTAGMLVPFYNGACVTYVHSLNPRIIAEAMQKLDTTICLIVPAVARLFHKRIVTAVAESPLWRRTFYHALMAVSRAGRRRGWHVGRFFFRKLRRRFGSQMRYFVSGGAPLDPEIAEFFDCIGLPILQGYGLSEAAPIVSTNTILSHRLGSVGRPIPGLDVVVQPREGCEPGAGEVLVRGPNIMAGYFQDAQATAQVLRDGYLHTGDIGWLDDDGYLFISGRLKNVIIGESGKNVSPEEVEKAIARSPLIKEVCVLGRRNGSRSEEVAALVVPHDELSQDKSETELSRMIRTELRKVCRTLADYKRPKYFALSAQEFPKTTTLKIKKPELLKQIQNYPFRPV